In Pseudomonas fluorescens, one genomic interval encodes:
- a CDS encoding acyl-homoserine-lactone synthase gives MDYLSGRYDELTTLKRQRLAQYRYQVFVERLGWQLSTPDDFEFDQFDHSGTHYIVAEEHDGNIKGCARLLPTTQPYLLSEVFTSLLGDKPAPCGDDIWELSRFTSLDLDAEGGKNEQMMSDENTVGLFMATLEYARTCGVSHLVSVSPVAIGRLLRRGGIDYKWLAPLQVLDNRTLGACYITVQ, from the coding sequence ATGGATTACTTGTCAGGACGTTATGACGAGTTGACGACACTAAAGCGTCAACGCTTGGCTCAATATCGCTATCAGGTGTTCGTCGAACGCCTCGGCTGGCAATTATCCACGCCGGACGATTTCGAGTTCGACCAATTTGATCACAGCGGCACTCACTACATTGTCGCCGAAGAGCACGACGGCAACATCAAGGGATGCGCCCGCCTGCTGCCCACCACCCAGCCGTATCTGCTGAGTGAAGTATTCACTTCGTTGCTCGGCGACAAGCCTGCCCCGTGCGGCGATGACATCTGGGAGCTGTCGCGTTTCACCTCACTTGACCTCGATGCCGAGGGCGGCAAAAACGAACAGATGATGTCCGACGAAAACACCGTTGGCCTGTTCATGGCCACACTGGAGTACGCCCGAACCTGCGGCGTTTCACATCTGGTGTCAGTGTCCCCGGTTGCCATCGGACGCCTGCTCAGACGTGGCGGCATCGACTACAAATGGCTGGCGCCGCTGCAGGTTCTGGACAACCGAACCCTGGGCGCCTGCTACATCACGGTGCAGTAA
- a CDS encoding autoinducer binding domain-containing protein translates to MSYWQAELLENAMSATDVELLFDSIKTVARQLEFDYVAYGSRRLFPITKPCLFLANNYSPAWQAAYSANRYLDIDPYVQRAMRSVKPVLWDAELKAQMPEFWQDAQAHGLSEGWGQTLLNSETQGLVTFARGSGTITAQELETKQAQLSWLAQITHLGLTRLQMRGADSVLPVPIELSQREKEILQWTADGKSSDDVSVILGISKRTVNFHINHCLKKLGCQNKIAAAVKASLMGLLWK, encoded by the coding sequence ATGTCATATTGGCAGGCTGAACTGTTGGAAAACGCCATGTCTGCAACGGATGTCGAGTTGTTGTTCGACAGTATCAAGACCGTCGCCAGGCAGTTGGAGTTTGATTATGTGGCTTACGGGTCACGCCGGCTTTTCCCCATCACCAAACCTTGTCTTTTTCTCGCCAATAATTATTCGCCCGCCTGGCAAGCTGCCTATTCCGCCAATCGTTACCTGGACATCGATCCTTACGTCCAGCGCGCAATGCGCAGCGTGAAACCGGTGCTGTGGGACGCTGAACTCAAGGCTCAGATGCCCGAATTCTGGCAGGATGCGCAGGCTCACGGGCTCTCGGAGGGCTGGGGGCAGACGCTGCTCAACAGCGAAACTCAAGGGCTGGTGACCTTTGCCCGGGGCAGCGGGACGATCACCGCGCAGGAACTCGAAACCAAACAGGCACAGTTGTCCTGGCTGGCCCAGATTACTCACCTGGGGCTGACGCGCCTGCAGATGCGCGGCGCCGATTCGGTGCTCCCGGTGCCGATAGAACTGTCGCAGAGAGAAAAGGAAATCCTGCAATGGACCGCTGACGGAAAGTCATCGGACGATGTTTCGGTGATCCTCGGTATCAGCAAAAGGACAGTAAACTTCCATATTAATCATTGCCTGAAAAAACTCGGTTGCCAAAACAAGATTGCCGCTGCAGTTAAAGCTTCGCTGATGGGCCTGCTGTGGAAATAA
- a CDS encoding phosphate-starvation-inducible protein PsiE, whose amino-acid sequence MKINWAEKLRQNVHQLAESLGNLFVETFHYLALFAIGAVTAWAAVMEFLGMLEEGHIKIDDILLLFIYLELGAMVGIYFKTNHMPVRFLIYVAITALTRLLISNVSHHNPPDMGIIYLCGGILLLAFSILVVRYASSQFPSVKIEKPQRKLGAGSGEHPEIEKGEL is encoded by the coding sequence GTGAAAATCAACTGGGCCGAGAAACTGCGGCAAAACGTGCATCAACTGGCCGAGTCCCTGGGCAATCTGTTCGTCGAGACCTTCCACTACCTGGCGCTGTTCGCCATTGGTGCGGTGACCGCATGGGCGGCGGTGATGGAATTTCTCGGCATGCTCGAAGAAGGCCACATCAAGATCGATGACATTCTGTTGCTGTTCATCTATCTGGAACTGGGGGCGATGGTCGGGATTTACTTCAAGACCAACCACATGCCGGTGCGCTTCCTGATCTACGTGGCGATCACTGCGCTGACCCGCCTGCTGATCTCCAACGTCTCGCACCACAACCCGCCGGACATGGGCATCATCTACCTGTGCGGCGGCATTCTGCTGCTGGCGTTCTCGATCCTGGTGGTGCGTTACGCCTCGTCGCAATTTCCGTCGGTGAAGATCGAAAAACCGCAACGCAAGCTCGGCGCCGGCTCCGGTGAACATCCCGAGATCGAGAAGGGCGAGCTTTAA
- a CDS encoding DUF3509 domain-containing protein → MDNPFQIITDAFAPDYQINLSIQGLDGSIMLTLSNSGRIVAKRMISAEQRNDPVRLKRLVQSIQFGIAIEQGHSAMAILEAMTSGDGLPPPPQQSNGQPRPSMGL, encoded by the coding sequence ATGGACAACCCTTTTCAGATCATTACCGATGCCTTCGCGCCGGACTATCAGATCAACCTGAGCATTCAGGGGCTGGACGGCAGCATCATGCTGACCCTGTCGAACAGCGGCCGAATCGTCGCCAAACGGATGATCAGCGCCGAACAGCGCAACGATCCGGTACGGCTCAAGCGGCTGGTGCAAAGCATTCAGTTCGGCATCGCCATCGAACAGGGCCACAGCGCCATGGCGATCCTTGAAGCGATGACCAGCGGTGACGGGCTGCCTCCGCCACCGCAGCAGAGCAACGGCCAGCCTCGGCCGTCGATGGGGCTTTAA